One window of the Spirochaetia bacterium 38H-sp genome contains the following:
- a CDS encoding Rnf-Nqr domain containing protein, giving the protein MSPDITPIALFVASIFTSNILLANFLGMCSFISISKDMTSASGLGLAVTVVLTITSAINYLVLQYVLIPLDIVYLRFIVFIIVIAAVVQMLEMIIDRISPALYMALGIFLPLITVNCAILGVALFIEIRHYTFIQSVVYGLGSGLGWWLAIVLLSAIRKKIEKAPVPAGLKGPGITLITIGFMAMAFIGFSGMVAVQ; this is encoded by the coding sequence ATGAGCCCTGATATAACGCCTATCGCCCTGTTTGTGGCGTCTATTTTTACCAGCAATATTCTGCTTGCTAATTTCCTTGGGATGTGTTCTTTTATTTCTATATCCAAGGACATGACATCCGCAAGCGGACTGGGACTTGCTGTTACCGTGGTTCTCACTATAACAAGTGCAATCAACTATCTTGTCTTACAATATGTTCTTATTCCATTGGATATAGTTTATTTGAGGTTTATCGTATTTATCATAGTCATTGCTGCTGTTGTTCAGATGCTGGAGATGATAATAGACAGGATTTCTCCTGCGCTGTATATGGCTCTGGGAATATTTTTGCCTCTCATTACTGTAAACTGTGCAATCCTGGGCGTTGCTCTGTTTATTGAGATAAGACATTACACTTTTATACAGTCTGTTGTTTATGGGCTTGGCTCCGGGCTCGGATGGTGGCTTGCCATAGTTTTGCTTTCTGCTATACGCAAAAAAATAGAAAAAGCTCCTGTACCCGCAGGGCTTAAGGGACCTGGAATCACGCTTATAACAATAGGTTTTATGGCCATGGCTTTTATAGGTTTTTCCGGCATGGTAGCCGTACAGTAG
- a CDS encoding 2Fe-2S iron-sulfur cluster binding domain-containing protein has product MLDFFIPAIAVGGITAFLALLISLTDRIVNNYGDVEIDINNGKKKLIAKGGSPLLATLSREGIFVPSACGGRGSCGACKVKVLSDVGQHLPTEIPYLTPEEIAENMRLSCQIKVKQPISIEIPEELFLVRRLTTTVESIKDLTHDIKEVRFKLPEGTNMPFKPGQYVQLVVPPYGKIKESTQRAYSISSVPTEEGVVELLIRLVPGGIATTYVHEHLKEGDSIDIVGPFGDFYLRDTDAIMLCVAGGSGMAPIKSILMDMYNRGATDRDVWFFFGARTQKDLFYVDMWKELEKKWPRFKFVPALSEEPDYEGETGLITEVLAKYIQEKIPAEASKEGYLCGSPGMLNACINVMRSFDIPEEKIYFDKFA; this is encoded by the coding sequence ATGCTTGATTTTTTTATACCCGCTATTGCCGTGGGAGGCATAACAGCATTTCTTGCGCTTCTCATTTCTCTTACTGACAGAATAGTAAATAACTACGGAGATGTTGAGATAGATATCAATAACGGCAAAAAAAAGCTTATAGCCAAGGGAGGTTCTCCTTTGCTTGCCACTCTGTCAAGAGAAGGCATATTTGTGCCCTCTGCCTGCGGAGGAAGAGGAAGCTGTGGCGCCTGCAAAGTAAAGGTCTTATCCGATGTGGGACAGCATCTTCCAACCGAAATTCCTTATCTTACGCCGGAAGAAATAGCAGAAAACATGCGGCTATCCTGCCAGATTAAGGTAAAACAGCCAATATCCATAGAAATTCCCGAGGAACTGTTTCTTGTAAGACGACTTACAACAACTGTAGAATCCATAAAAGATCTTACACATGATATCAAAGAGGTGCGTTTTAAGCTCCCAGAGGGGACAAATATGCCATTTAAGCCCGGGCAGTATGTGCAGCTTGTTGTCCCTCCTTATGGGAAAATCAAAGAAAGTACCCAGCGAGCTTATTCTATATCATCGGTTCCAACGGAAGAAGGCGTAGTAGAACTCCTTATAAGGCTTGTGCCTGGTGGAATTGCTACGACCTATGTACATGAGCATCTTAAAGAGGGCGATTCCATAGACATTGTAGGACCTTTTGGTGATTTTTATCTCAGAGACACGGATGCCATAATGCTCTGTGTTGCAGGTGGAAGTGGCATGGCTCCTATCAAGTCCATTCTCATGGATATGTATAACAGAGGAGCTACGGACAGAGATGTGTGGTTTTTCTTTGGTGCCCGTACTCAGAAAGATCTTTTTTATGTCGACATGTGGAAGGAACTTGAGAAAAAGTGGCCGCGCTTTAAGTTTGTGCCTGCACTATCAGAAGAACCTGATTATGAGGGAGAAACAGGTCTCATAACAGAAGTGCTTGCAAAATACATACAAGAAAAAATACCAGCCGAAGCATCCAAAGAAGGCTATCTATGTGGCAGCCCCGGAATGCTCAACGCATGTATCAATGTGATGAGATCCTTTGATATACCGGAAGAAAAAATATACTTTGACAAGTTTGCCTAG